ATTAAATTCACATCAGACTTCAAGCATGGTGAGCGGATTTATTAGTATTCTAGGGGCTAGAATGGTATTTCCTTTATCATACTTCCAGAAAACACATGCCAAAGTTTCATTTCTATTTAGATTAATGTCCTCTATTTCCTAGGATTTTAGTAATACAAGAGTTAATCAGGCAATTTAATACCTACACATTTACTAAAAACTTATAAATGTTCATAAAAGTACAATGCCCTATATATACAGgcacatcactagccatcacagGGCTCTAAACTGAAATAGTAAATGAGATATTTTATACCCTTTGGgatgacaaaaattaaaaactagatAATACAAAGCATGGACAAAGGTTTGAGTGAGCACATAAGAAACAGTGATTCAGAAGGCAATGTGGCATACTACGAGGAACAGGCCCTTAGCTCCAACAGCCTACTCTGGGGCAGGGGTGTGTTTAGAGATGCTCCTCATGACGTTGGCTGGGTTAATGGGGAGCATAGTGTCTGTCCCTGGAGTAGCTAGTGAAAAATGTAATTCTGTGCAGCAATCAGAAGTAACTGTCTGACCTATAGCAACACAAATGTCAAAAGCAATAACTAGTGAGAAGAATTGGAAAAAGAACGAGACTTAGAACATTAGATTCCGATAAatcaaaaacacacacataaaataccACCATATGCTAAGAGTAAGCATTCTTGCATATTCAGGGGCATGCTTGTCTATGGGAGTTGGGATCCGGAAGGAAGGAAAAGTATGAGAGGAGCTTTTATGCATCAATGATGACAAAGGTCTGTGAACAGAACTGTGTGATTATCTTAGCTCTCTGCTCCTGGGGCACAAAACCAAAGtaccaaaaaggaagaaagggaggaggagggaggaagggagggagagagagatataggagaggagagacagggagagagatataggagaggagagagagaggaagagagagagggagaaagagaaggaaagagagagggagagagagggagggggagagagagaggaagagagagagggagaaagagaaggagagagagagggagagggagggggagagagggggagagagggagggagggaaggagggaagagggaaggagagagggagagagggagagagggaaggagggagggagggagggagagagagagagaatcgatttTGCCctaagaaaatggaaacatttctgggctggcactgtgatgtaacggttaaagctgctgcctgcggtgctggcatcccatttagactctggttcgagtcctggctgctccacttccaatccagctctctgctatggcctgggaaagcagaagatggtccatgtccttgggcccctgcacccaagtgggagaccgggaagaagctcctggcttcagatcggcgcagctctggcagttgtggccaattgaggagggaaccagtggatggaagtcctctctctctctgcctctcctttctttgtgtaacgctgaccttcaaataaataaataaatcttaaaaaaaaaaataaaataaaatggaactgtTTTGTTCTTTGCTGTGATAAAAATTTACTACAATAGATTTTTCTTAGATTTAAATAACtcttagggggctggtgctgtggcgtagcaggtaaactcgctgcctgcaatgccagcatcccatatggtcaccagttccagtcccggctgctcctcttctgatccagctctgtgctatggcctgggaaagcagtagaagatggcccaagtccttgggcccctgcaccagcatggaagaatctcctggctcctcgcttcggatcagtacagctctggatgttgcggccaactggggagtgaaccagtggatataagacctcctgtctctgcctctcctctctctgtaagtctttttttttttttttttttgacaggcagagtggatagtgagagagagagacagagagaaaggtcttccttttgccgttggttcaccctccaatggccgccacggctggcgtggtgcagccggcgcaccatgctgatctgatggcaggagccaggtgcttctcctggtctcccatggggtgcagggcccaaggacttgggccatcctccactgcactccctggtcacagcagagagctggcctggaagaggggcaaccgggacagaatccggcgccccgacccagactagaatccggtgtgctggcgctgcaaggcggaggattagcctagtgagccacggcaccggcctctctgtaagtctttcaagtaaataaataaatcttaaaaaaaaaaaaaaaaaaaaaacaactattggGTAAAACAGTTACTAGTAACACATGTTTCTCTAGAACTACAAGACAAAGGAATTCCAAGGTTATACTGCTTTTAATTGGAAATAAAGATTATTATGCTCGCTTTTCCTCTGTCAATAAGTTGGTGAAATGAAGATCAAAATCAGAATATTTAACAGCAAGATGAGAACATCACTGCCTGTTCCACACATGATAATTATCATAAAAATCTGAACTAAGGACACAGACACTAGCATTAAAAATGTTACCTTGATGATGCCAACCAAAGTCGTTTTCATCATTAAGATGCCTTCAGTAAAAATGGAAATAGCGTGAGTAAGCTTGGCGAcctttaacaaagaaaaagaggTATAATAAAGTCCTCACACAAAGACTCATCATTTCTGTGGAAAGCTAAGACGACCAGCTAATAGTCCTGTAACAGGCAAAGACAACAAAAAATGAGGTCGTAGCTTTGGATACCTATGTCCACATGCCCTGGACAGAAGTGAGGTTTTGTGGTACAGCTCAAAGACCACTATTACACATCTTGGGTATCTAAGTCAGAAGACATTCTTTAACCTTTGACAGATCATTTCCCCTTCTTTGGGATTCCGTTTCTCTTGCATCAAATAAAGACGTGGCTGGTCCCGTCTAGCTGGAAAAGACTAGCTAAAACTTTGTGGAGGGAATCTCTTTCCTTGCTTCCACCTTCTTTTCAAACCACATCAGATGTTGATGAAGCAGACAGGTGCTATCATTTTGAACATACCTAGAAATACCAAGCCTGATAATCTGAATTCCTAGTGTAGTCTTTTGAGTTGGGTAGGAGAATGGGAAATTGACACTGGGTATCACATTctcaatttttcatttgattttactTTTCACATCTTTACATTTTCAGttcagggagaaagaaaagcagaggggTTGGGGAAAAAGCACCTTTGAGGCTGTGTAACTATTCTGTGGGTTTCAAAATCTGTTGGAAATAATCAATGGAATATAGATTATTTTTAGCTACTGGTATGGTATAAAGATGGTCCCCAATATGTACAAgcattctgtttttcactttcagtacATTATTCAATTAGTTAGAAGAGATGAAATGCTCAACAGTATGATGAACTAAACTTTGTGTTAGATGACTGAGTAACGTTCTGAACACAGCTACGGTATGCTAGGCTAAGCGATGATGTTCAGTAGGTTAagtgttttaaatgcattttttgacttatattttcaacttatgatggtTCTATTGGGACAAAATTCTATTGCAAATCAAGGAGCAATCTAGCCCAGACAGAACAAAGGCTGACATACTAAGACTAGTTAAGAAAAGTGACCAGCCGAGTTCCTTTTCCACCGAGAACACTCAGACAAGCGAGGCCTTAACTGACACCAAGAAAACGCCCAGAATGAAGGTGGGCTGCGCTGAAATATTTGGTCTATCTGTGGTTGTCAGTGACAGTGGGACAAAGCAAACCCAAACGGGTCTCCTGGTCTCAGGCTGCGACAGGCAACGCACTCCTGTGATATTTCATGGTTGCAGTTGGAATTTTCAAAGGCAGAAGTCTAAGGGACACAGCACCTCGTATCGGGGCCCGAGCTGGGCATAGTCCCGCAGCTTGTCTTTGTCCAGGCGGGTAGGCACTTCAATGATATCGTGGGTCTGAAGCTTTATGATCTTCAGGAGAGATGTGAACATGCTTTCTGGAATGATCTGCAAAACCTTTAgtaaaagggaaaggaagaaatacatgtgaacatctattttattttgcttagttGACAAATATTGGGATGTCCCTAAGATAAGTACTGGCATGTACAAAGAGCACTTTGTCTACCAGAGAGGATGCTGGGAAACTAAAAAGAGTTGTTTAAATAACTGATAATGCAAAAAGCTGCATTCCTTCAAACATTAACTGATCACAGAATGCAAGGCTAACCCTCCCACAAATGCTGCCAGAGGAGGTATCACTTCCATGTTATAGATTTCTAAAAGACTGAGGCTCAAAGACATTAAGTAACACCACTGCAGAGCACTCAACTGGTGTATGACACAGACGGATTTTGAGTTCAGGCTGTCTGGCCCCTGCTCCATTTAGGTCTTATATGAACCAAGGATCACAAGTCCCAGGAGAAGCTGAATCAGTTTCTGGCTGGGATAGGCTGGCTCTAGATCTTGCTCCTGTCCCAGCCACTTCTGTGACTACGCTACTATAACCTCTATCCATCAGTTTTTACATATAAAATTCCTAAAATAAGATGGAGATAAATACCACCAGCATTTTACAAAAAGGTGCAAATCTTCTTTGAAAATACTACACATTATCATATAcatagtaaaaatattttcttgtattgCAAACtcctagaatattttaaaaaaggaaaggaacacAAATGTACTTTGCACAGGGCCCCAAGTGTGccttttatatttaaagtagtGATTAACCAGGAAAAGTGAATATGAGCTTGATGCTTTGTTTTTTTACCTTTCTCACATAAGACACCAATTCACCAGAATAATACTGAGACACGCTGAGAAGGTCAGGGCTATTTGCCTGATTTATACGAAGAAGGGGCAGGTCGAGGGCAGAGGCaagctgaaagaaaaataatagttatCTGTCTGTTTCAAAAGTTGTTTTAGAAATAACTTTCAGGAAATGTAACATACAACAACATATCtgggctttacccaatacacgaCAACAATCCAAATGTCATTAATGCCATCAATAGTTTGACagtttatgtctttaaaaaacacagttaTCTGCTGGAGCAGTGGTTCTCCAGCGTGGTCTCTGGACTAgtggcatcagcatcacctgggagcctGAGAGACATGCAGATCACTGGGCCCCACCCCAGGGGCCAGTGTTAATCAGAACTCTGCACTGCAGGAGCCCTCCGGGTGATGCCGATGAGGCTCCAGTGTGACAGCTGCCGAGCTACAGAAGACTCCTGGCGGGGAATCAGACATTGTGACTGAGGGACTACAGAATTTGCCAGACTGACGATGCCATCAAGTGTAAGAGTGCCGCTTGATATTATTTGCTGTGCCACTCAGAATAGAAACTaggagggggtcttcaaaaggttcatggaccATGCGTATTGtcagaaaactatgcatggtggccggcgccgcggctcactaggctaatcctccgcctagcggcgccggcacaccgggttctagtcccggttggggcgccagattctgtcccggttgcccctcttccaggccagctctctgctgtggccagggagtgcagcggaggatggcccaggtgcttgggccctgcaccccatgggagaccaggaaaagcacctggctcctggctcctgccatcggatcagcgcggtgcgccggccgcagcgcgccggccgcggcggccattggagggtgaaccaacggcaaaggaagacctttctctctgtctgtctctctcactgtccactctgcctgtcaaaaaaaaaaaaaaaagaaaaaaaaaaaaaaaagaaaactatgcatggatttaaaaactgcaccaaaataaacttatcatttaattccatttttccactaagTTCTTTTTCAGAGATGTTAAAATAGGAAGCAAATGCATCTCTGAATTGATACATCTGCTAACTCTATCAGAAGACACTGAGTCAGTTATTTGTTTCTTTACCATGATCTGATATTACTGAGAGCAAGGTGTGTGCCTGTGTTTACCACTATTTCTTGACATTTAGAGTGGACACAAGTTTGTAGCAGAGGTGCGAATAATGAATCAAAGGGCTTAATTCACCTCTAGGGAATAAAGAACCCAAAGGACACATATTTTTAatacactaatttttaaaaactttttttttttcattttaaaatactattctGTAAGATACTGCAACTTACCTATTAATTCAAACTTCAAAAATTTGACATCTTTTGAAACCATGCTCTCACACTGAAACTGCTAACAATTTTCAGTCTATGAAAATACCttaaattggggccagtgttgtggcacagctgttaaTCACTTGCAGGCACCAAGTGAttctgtgttctggctgctccacttctgatcgagctccctgctaatgtgcctgggaaagcagtggaagacggcccaagtgctagggcccctgcacccaagtgggagacccaaaattatctcctggctattggctttggcctgaccaggcccagccattgcggccatttggggagtgaaccagtggacagaagatctctctctctctctttctcggtaattctgcctttcaaataaataagtaagtcttcaGACTGCACTGCTCTTTGCTTACCTTTAGGAATGTAGCTCTGAGTTTCGTCACCATGGACGGGTTGACTCTGATGCTTTCTTGCATGATGGATGTGAAACtgtagagagagacaggtggTAAGAAGATGCTCCTGGAGGCCTCCCGGGCGACTGCCAGGCTGTGCGCATTACCTGTCAATGAGCTGCCAAGCAAAGGAAAGGTCCCCGATGATCTGCATTGTGATGAGGACCTCCTCTTTGATGTTGATGGTTCTGATCATCTGATGCAGAAACTTGCGAGTGTCGGCAAGAAACTGACACACTTGCAGATTTGATTCCAACTGGTGAAATTCTTGAACCTGTGTTACATAAATAAAGTTAACTTAAAAATATCTGAATAGCCTCGAAGGTGCTCATTTTTCCTTGAAAAcacttcaaataaacacattactTATTAATAGTGTCTTGatgcaatttttatttcaaattataatttcAAAGATATATACGCCAAGTCATAAAATAGTACAAATTTCTAGGATCAGAAAATATGCCATTGCTGATTAGCCTGTACATACAGGACATATGTACAAATACCCTTTTTCCATTTACTATAAGTAAACATATATTGGGAAATTCTCTTAATTCTGAAGATaaccaaaaattaaattttatcacaATGTGTTGGCAATTATTAGGTTCGTTTGATatactctttaaaacaaaacaatgattCCACAGGGTCATGAATTTTAATGGCTATAACCTGAGAGATCTGGGATATATGTCAAATAAGGCAAAAGATAAAAGCATCTGAAATTTACAAAGCTGTTTACAGTTGTACTATAGACCACAAAATCCAAGAAACAACAAATCAGAAGCCATACAAAGAAAAATTGTTCCAGAATCAGACAGTGGCATGCTAACAATGGAGTATTCTACTGTGTTGCCATTTTTAGCAACCATCCTAAGAACCTTGCTGGAATAAATAAAAGCCTATAAGAAAGCCtaccaaatgaaaaaatattagcTATGTCTTTCAAAGTGTGCAATCACACCAGTTGGATAGGGTTTCAGATTATGAGTTTATATGATGTCTGAAATAATAGACTTTATGGTTATTCTAatgcttttattccattttaaacctagttaaaaaattaaaattctaagatTGGTATGATataatcatttctttttagtaTAATCTTCTTCAAGTAGATAAAACAATGATAAACtttctttcagaaaagaaaacacacCACATGATCAGAGAACTATTTTCATCTTTGTTCCTTTGTCGTTTTCCAAGGCACTCACTTACAAACCTAAAAATGGTGCCCATAAAATTCTGTTTGCTTTTAACCACCTTATCATATATTTCCCCATAATATTCTTTCCTAATTCTTTTTCCAAGACTACATATTTCTCCATGACAAAGTTATCATAGTGTAGGCTACCATTCTCTTTACGTTGGTCActtaattattcttttaatttcagaGCTGTGTATAACATCACAGGCATAATAATTCACATTTCTTCTGCTTTGATGAGATATTCTTTTAGATGTAGGTAGGGGAGCAGACTGCCGGGTGGATTATAAAGTACGATTCATGACCCAAGACTGCCATTTAAGAAGACTTTCTTACCTCCTCCAAAGCTTGTATTAGTTGCACGGTTTTTCTGCCTGCAGCAGTAGAATCGTCATAATTTAAAGACAATATCTGTTTTGAGATCTCTCTGAACCAAGCTTGAAGATTTTCTATTAatacagaaacaaggaaagattACTGAAATCCTGGAATTCCTATGGCTGGGCTTTGAACTTAGTAAACAATCCTTTACAAATACAGTTTTCACTCCCCGTGCTTTTACTATAAAAACCCCTACCAGGGCTCCCAGGAATTCTCCAAAAAGTAACAATGCCTGGGGCTTGTGATCTACAAGGATAAACTTTCTACATAAAGAGCTTTATCTATGAAGGCCTCAGTGCATGTTATCAACTATaagtgcaggggccggtgctgtggcgtagcgggtaaagctgccgcctgcagtgctggcatcccatacggacactggttcaagtcccagctgctccacttctgatccagctctctgctatggcctgggaaagcagtagaagatggctcaagttcttgggcccctgtacccacgtgggagacctggaagaaactcctggcttctggctttggatcagcacaactccggtcatggtggtcaattggggagtgaaccatcggatagaggacttccctctctctcttgtaactttcaaataaatgactaaatctttaaaaacaaaaacagtgagtGCAGAGGTAGCAGTGAGAGCAGAAAGCAGCTGGGGACAAAGGAAGGCTTGACGGTTACCAGGGAAAGCTTCCTGGAAAGCAAAGGTGGGGAAAGACCTGGAAAGGCCAACGCTGGCGGAGACGTCAGTGCATGAATGACAACGTCACGCCTCGGAGGGCACTGGACGTGCGAGGACTGAGGAGCTGTGGGGAGCGCGAGGACGGGGTGTGGAGCTGTGGGGAAGTTGGAACAGGTTAGCGGAGGCCACTTCGCTCACAGCTCAGCAGGGACACATCCTCGAGCAGAGAAAGGGAAGGCATGAGCAGGGTCCAGCACTCTCAGTGTGCCGGACAACATTCTAggtattcttcttcttttttttttaaagatttatttatttatttgaaaggcagagttagagagaggcagaggcagagacagcaagagaggtcttccatccactggttcactccccagatggccacacggccagagctgtgccaatctgaagccaggagccaggagtttcttccaggtctcctactgctctcccaggccatagcagagagctggattggaagcggagcagctgggacttgaacagcccccatgtgggatgccagcactgcaggcggtagctccacccactacaccacagcgccagccccagcgtTCTAGGTTTTGTCTCATCTAACCTTCCCAACAGCCCATGAAGGCAGGAATCCTCAGGCGATTCTCAGGGAAGCTGCTGCTGAGATAACCTAAGGATCCATGCAGGGTTACACCATTACCGAGTGGCAGAGCAGAATTCTCACAGGGGCCTGCCCAAAGGTGAGGGCTGTgctgtttcacctcacccagctGATTCCCTACAGCTTTCCAGTTTACCAACAGGATGATTTCACTTCATCAAAAGGACTTCATGGTCTGTAATCTATTTCAACCACTGGTACAAAGGACACTTGCGCTAACTGTATAGACTTGTGCAGGGCTGAGGGACCGCTATGGAGCAGCAGGAAAGGAACACAAACTCCGAATCTGAGGCAATGGGACAAATGCAGGTGCTGGACCTTGGTGATCTGCGGCAAACAATGACATTTTAAAGTTCTGGTTTTCTcacatataaaataagaataaagtgTTTATCTTACGGCACTGTAAGGATCACATGAGAAAGTTGTGTGGTAGTACTAAGCTAAAACCATACAGCCAGGAAAAATTATAAGACATAATTTAAAGACCTCTGGAACAAAGCTGGCATTTGTTAAGGACCTAAATGAGACCATAACAGTTATTAATGACCCTGGTTCTAGACAACTAATTTGGTCAGATTATTAGAGGTAGTTCTTGGTTTTTGGTTATAGCATGTTGCCAACCTATCATAATCCATTGGCACCTTTCTCTAATAGGGACTGTTACACagattagaaatatattttagacCAACTAAATCAACAAaagccaaaatataaaatatttatattttatattttaaaatataaatatattaattaaattatctaatttaattatttaattaattaaatttaattatttaaattaattaaaatatatttattaaaaaattttaataaaatgttacattgtgtaacataattgaaaatgagtctgaggggccagcactgtggtgttggGGGTAAAatcgctgcctgaagtgctggcatcccatatgcgtgctggttcgagtcccagctgcttcacttcccatccagctctctgctatggcctgggaaagcagtagaagatggcccaagttcttaggcccctgcacccacatgggagacctggaagaagctcctgtctcctggcttcggattggcctaactctggccactgtggccatctggggagtgaaccagtggatggaagacctctctcgttctctctggctctgcctctctgtaactctgcctttcaaataaataaacccttaaaaagagaaactcattggtggggctggggttgtggtgcagcggcctgttccagtcccagctgctctgcttccaatccagctccttgccaaagtgcctgggaaaacagcagaggatggtccaaatccttgggctcctgcacccacatgggtgacctggaagaagctcctgggtcctgactttggataggcccaaccctggctatatcaaccatctgaggagtgagccagcagaaggaagatctctgtctccccatttctatcactttgcctttcaaataaaaaagataaaccttaaaaaaaaaaaaaaagatctgaggGCTAAGTCAAatattgaacatttaaaaatagtttaatttgTCACCTGAAAATTCAGCATGGTCTTGTGGAGGCGATGTGAAAGTTTTTATTATCTACAAAACTGCAATGTTGCTACAGTTTTCTTATAGA
Above is a genomic segment from Oryctolagus cuniculus chromosome 6, mOryCun1.1, whole genome shotgun sequence containing:
- the WASHC5 gene encoding WASH complex subunit 5 isoform X2 — protein: MLDFLAENNLCGQAILRIVSCGNAIIAELLRLSEFIPAVFRLKDRVDQQKYGDIIFDFSYFKGPELWESKLEAKPELQDLDEEFRENNIEIVTRFYLAFQSVHKYIVDLNRYLDDLNEGVYIQQTIETVLLNEDGKQLLCEALYLYGVMLLVIDQKIEGEVRERMLVSYYRYSAARSSADSNMDDICKLLRSTGYSSQPGARRPPNYPESYFQRVPISESFISMVIGRLRSDDIYNQVSAYPLPEHRSTALATQAAMLYVILYFDPSILHTHQAKMREIVDKYFPDNWVISIYMGITVNLAEAWEPYKAAKTALNNTLDLSNVKEQASRYATVSERVHAQVQQFLKEGYLREEMVLDTIPRLLNCLRDCNVAIRWLMLHTADSACDPNNKRLRQIKDQILTDSRYNPKILFQLLLDTAQFEFILKEMFKQMLAEKQAKWEHYKKEGSERMTELADVFSGVKPLTRVEKNENLQAWFREISKQILSLNYDDSTAAGRKTVQLIQALEEVQEFHQLESNLQVCQFLADTRKFLHQMIRTINIKEEVLITMQIIGDLSFAWQLIDSFTSIMQESIRVNPSMVTKLRATFLKLASALDLPLLRINQANSPDLLSVSQYYSGELVSYVRKVLQIIPESMFTSLLKIIKLQTHDIIEVPTRLDKDKLRDYAQLGPRYEVAKLTHAISIFTEGILMMKTTLVGIIKVSVTQRKERQRERGLPSTGSLLNWPQLPELRRSEARSFFPVSHLGAGAQGHGPSSAFPGHSRELDWKWSSQDSNQSLNGMPAPQAAALTVTSQCQPRNVSIFLGQNRFSLSLPPSLPPSLSPSLPLSFPLPSFPPSLSPPLSPSLSLSLSFSFSLSLFLSLSPSLSLPLSFLLFLPLSLPLSLLSYISLPVSPLLYLSLPPFLPPPPFLPFWYFGFVPQEQRAKIITQFCSQTFVIIDA